The Thalassotalea psychrophila genome window below encodes:
- a CDS encoding potassium channel family protein, which yields MLVIIRKARFYKVDEFGVKNYHNSYLIGMAFAILYVIMFLFSGALLHFESAHVDANITTFYEAFWTLQMTASTIGYGDFHPVSTGGKIIATLMFYIGFGLVGFIVTKVLGSFIGFSNTDVRNRELRKQNAEIIERNKMLERKVDSLVKVLEKIS from the coding sequence ATGCTAGTTATTATCCGCAAAGCACGTTTTTATAAAGTCGATGAATTCGGCGTTAAAAATTATCATAACAGTTACCTTATCGGCATGGCCTTTGCCATTTTATACGTAATAATGTTCCTGTTCTCTGGCGCCTTGTTACATTTTGAAAGTGCTCATGTCGATGCCAACATAACCACGTTTTATGAAGCTTTTTGGACCTTACAAATGACCGCTAGCACTATTGGCTACGGTGATTTCCATCCTGTATCTACAGGCGGAAAAATCATTGCTACTTTAATGTTTTATATCGGCTTTGGTTTAGTGGGTTTTATTGTTACTAAAGTGCTAGGTTCATTCATTGGATTTTCAAATACAGATGTTCGAAATCGTGAGCTGCGTAAACAAAACGCGGAGATAATCGAGCGCAATAAAATGCTTGAAAGAAAAGTAGATTCTTTAGTAAAAGTTTTAGAAAAAATCAGCTAA
- a CDS encoding PspA/IM30 family protein: MSIFKKIMTAIRGGATEMGEGIVDANATRIFEQEIRDAENHLTKAKRDLTSVMAQQMASSRDVDKVKRDIAEHEGFVTQALEKNNEALALQVAEKIASLENELSTGQQALDSFSTNADRLKDLVKKGERQVAEYKRQLSMVKTTDSVQKATSAITDNFSSSSSKLLNAKDSLERIKAKQQKFDDQLKAAEVLDAEDSDSSLEAQLKAAGIGSQDNSANSVLERIKAKQK, encoded by the coding sequence ATGAGTATTTTTAAAAAGATTATGACCGCCATTCGCGGTGGCGCAACTGAAATGGGCGAAGGCATAGTAGACGCTAATGCTACCCGTATTTTTGAACAAGAAATTCGAGATGCTGAAAATCATCTAACCAAAGCAAAGCGTGATTTAACTTCAGTAATGGCGCAGCAAATGGCATCAAGCCGCGATGTTGATAAAGTGAAACGCGACATTGCCGAGCATGAAGGCTTTGTCACGCAAGCGTTAGAAAAAAATAATGAAGCACTAGCTCTACAAGTTGCAGAAAAAATTGCCAGTTTAGAAAATGAGTTAAGCACAGGTCAACAAGCGTTAGATAGTTTTAGTACCAATGCTGATAGATTGAAAGATCTAGTCAAAAAAGGTGAACGCCAAGTAGCTGAATATAAACGCCAGCTTTCTATGGTTAAAACCACCGATAGCGTGCAAAAAGCTACATCGGCAATTACCGATAACTTTTCATCTAGTAGCTCTAAATTGCTAAACGCAAAAGATTCACTTGAGCGCATTAAAGCTAAACAGCAAAAATTTGATGATCAATTAAAAGCAGCTGAAGTACTAGATGCAGAAGACTCTGATAGCTCTTTAGAAGCACAACTTAAAGCTGCTGGTATCGGTAGCCAAGATAATAGCGCAAACTCAGTACTTGAACGCATTAAAGCGAAGCAAAAGTAA
- a CDS encoding YjfI family protein produces the protein MNIHKIADHLNVLADQSATGLTFDCQPISGDVDVLQITITDREELPIFVSVTDDQILCITYLWGEEEVESEKRVEMLEAMLEMNIPMPLSSFSKIGDKYVIFGALSIGSSFDDIEHELAVLSNNAIEVIDDMDEFLV, from the coding sequence ATGAACATTCATAAAATAGCTGATCATCTAAATGTATTAGCTGACCAGTCGGCAACAGGACTAACGTTTGATTGCCAACCAATATCAGGTGACGTTGATGTTTTACAAATAACTATCACCGATCGTGAAGAGTTACCAATATTTGTCTCGGTTACCGATGATCAAATTCTTTGCATCACCTACCTATGGGGTGAAGAAGAAGTAGAAAGCGAAAAACGTGTAGAAATGTTAGAAGCAATGCTTGAAATGAATATTCCAATGCCACTGTCATCATTCTCGAAAATAGGCGATAAATATGTCATTTTCGGTGCACTTTCAATTGGTTCTTCATTTGATGATATTGAACATGAATTAGCCGTGCTTAGTAATAATGCTATTGAAGTAATAGACGATATGGATGAGTTTTTAGTTTAA
- a CDS encoding DUF350 domain-containing protein, translating into MDNLLNFAAIDQHILIILAIDIGIAILLLSAMRFIAGLSAKVNTTDELAKEDNFAFGVSVAGSVAALGIVMTGAITGEHSASYEVEAIGMFSYGLFGLILIKLGRLIHDKFALHQLDKMAEIKKRNISVGIVDAASVIATAIVIRAVLIWVDGLDVYTFVAIGSGFVVSQIILVLVTRIREVHFAKNNQKDCMQEALTRGQVALAIRYSGQIISTSLAVTAASYFLIYTPETIVENLMGWLVFGLIMTVVVSVLTSIAKRIVLWGINMAEEVDQQHNVGVACVEMAVSISIALILTALML; encoded by the coding sequence ATGGATAACTTATTAAATTTTGCTGCCATTGATCAGCACATTCTTATCATACTAGCCATCGATATAGGCATCGCAATTTTGCTATTGTCTGCAATGCGTTTTATTGCCGGCCTATCAGCTAAAGTAAATACTACTGACGAACTAGCCAAAGAGGACAATTTTGCCTTTGGTGTAAGTGTGGCAGGCTCTGTCGCCGCCTTAGGTATTGTAATGACTGGTGCAATTACTGGTGAACATTCGGCAAGTTATGAAGTTGAAGCTATAGGCATGTTTTCATATGGCTTATTTGGCTTGATATTGATCAAGCTAGGACGCTTAATTCACGATAAATTTGCACTACACCAGCTAGACAAAATGGCCGAAATTAAAAAGCGAAATATTTCTGTAGGCATTGTTGATGCTGCGAGCGTAATAGCTACTGCTATAGTGATTCGTGCGGTTTTAATCTGGGTTGATGGATTAGACGTTTATACCTTTGTAGCCATAGGTAGTGGCTTTGTGGTTTCGCAAATAATACTGGTGCTAGTCACTCGTATTCGCGAGGTACATTTCGCTAAAAACAATCAAAAAGACTGTATGCAAGAAGCGTTAACCCGCGGGCAAGTGGCTTTGGCGATTCGTTATAGTGGTCAGATCATTTCAACATCACTTGCTGTTACCGCAGCGAGTTATTTTCTAATTTATACTCCAGAAACTATTGTAGAAAACTTAATGGGCTGGCTAGTATTTGGCCTGATAATGACTGTTGTTGTATCAGTGTTAACGTCTATTGCTAAGCGCATAGTTTTATGGGGGATTAACATGGCAGAAGAAGTAGACCAACAACATAATGTTGGTGTTGCCTGTGTTGAAATGGCAGTAAGCATTTCTATCGCATTAATCTTAACAGCGTTAATGCTTTAA